In the Alkaliphilus oremlandii OhILAs genome, one interval contains:
- a CDS encoding response regulator transcription factor: protein MYNILVVDDEKEITDAIEVYLKNQNYNVFKAYNGIEALEVFREEEIHLVLIDIMMPRLDGTKTTIKIRETSSVPIIFLSAKSEDMDKILGLNIGADDYITKPFNPMELLARVNSNLRRYTNYANNNTPVKENMIKIGGIELKDDSKELIVDGKSIKITPLEYRILYLLMSNPNRVFSIEEIYEKVWKEPAYNPDTVTVHIRRIREKIEINPGEPRYLKVVWGVGYKFEQPKR from the coding sequence ATGTACAATATACTTGTTGTGGATGACGAGAAAGAAATAACCGATGCAATTGAGGTTTATTTAAAAAATCAAAATTACAATGTTTTTAAAGCTTATAACGGAATAGAAGCTTTGGAGGTCTTTAGAGAAGAAGAAATCCATCTAGTCTTGATCGACATTATGATGCCGAGACTGGATGGTACCAAGACCACAATAAAAATACGAGAAACCAGCTCCGTGCCGATTATTTTTCTGTCTGCAAAGTCAGAGGACATGGACAAAATTTTAGGGCTGAATATAGGTGCAGACGACTATATTACGAAGCCCTTTAATCCCATGGAGCTTTTAGCAAGGGTAAATTCGAACCTTAGAAGATACACGAATTATGCCAATAACAATACTCCTGTAAAGGAAAATATGATAAAGATTGGTGGAATCGAACTGAAGGACGATAGCAAAGAGTTAATCGTAGATGGTAAATCTATTAAAATTACGCCTTTGGAATATAGAATCCTTTATTTGCTTATGAGCAATCCCAATCGAGTATTTTCCATAGAGGAAATCTACGAGAAGGTATGGAAGGAGCCGGCATATAATCCAGATACGGTAACGGTTCATATTAGAAGAATCAGAGAAAAAATAGAAATTAATCCGGGAGAACCGAGATATTTAAAGGTGGTGTGGGGCGTTGGATATAAATTTGAACAACCAAAACGATAA
- a CDS encoding sensor histidine kinase, producing the protein MDINLNNQNDKDPNDENRFEKKKKSLLSSSFATALFTLIFAVVSVVSYIPIRNAYFGTTESHAYEYLESDRFLYQHLTGLTRKLQQSMNGTNDGYDDSYVNIKSVQYKMSYAGETKDENTVIKTLDQAFRERSRNDFIPYQEVTSYKEEQAIEIGNGELGEEGIGVRDEGVKEEKREESIEAVVNRNKILTNLSDISELKLQKNKENSLLYLKITFDQNGVPSIESGFGKKSKLENFNINRDVFAERLVYSNLEDLKDYQGLEVEYIIPSDFVEYDDIFTYGMKDSYAISNYAMVILIIGAISVLILMITAFAVPYESQNKASIIRLFNKMFLELKFVVWGLLMLLIAGVFEMVSNYRYYGYGSRLAALIYDADGLFYMIGIPLTFLLYFLIYLSTVYLKYIYHKGLKEGLIDNSFFGKICLYCVRKARNILRRMILRTKNMVNTLMAIDLKEDNQRKLIGIGIMNFLVIVILGSGGFFGFVLAAIYSVLVLRYITDLLEKAKELNIASEQVSAGNFNINLNEDMGILTPLAKNLNNINIGFSLAVDKEIKSQRMKAELISNVSHDLKTPLTSIITYVDLLKNEEIDRDTQREYIGILDKKSQRLKILIEDLFEASKATSGNIELHLEKVDVVALFRQTLGELEEKINGSSLQFKISTPDNKVICNLDGRRTYRVFENIMTNILKYAMENSRVYIDITESIHEVSFTFKNISAYEMNFDANEITERFTRGDESRNTEGSGLGLSIAKSFIELQGGTLEIIIDGDLFKLIVVFPKA; encoded by the coding sequence TTGGATATAAATTTGAACAACCAAAACGATAAAGATCCCAATGATGAAAATAGATTTGAAAAGAAGAAGAAGAGCCTATTGAGTTCTTCTTTTGCAACTGCACTGTTTACGCTAATCTTTGCTGTAGTTTCTGTAGTGAGTTATATACCCATAAGAAATGCTTATTTTGGCACAACAGAAAGCCATGCGTATGAGTACCTAGAGAGCGACCGATTTCTGTACCAGCATTTAACAGGCTTAACACGAAAACTGCAGCAATCTATGAACGGTACCAATGATGGCTATGATGACAGCTATGTGAACATCAAAAGCGTGCAGTATAAGATGTCTTATGCAGGAGAAACAAAGGATGAAAACACTGTGATTAAAACTCTGGATCAAGCCTTTAGAGAACGATCTAGAAATGATTTCATTCCATATCAAGAAGTAACTTCTTATAAAGAGGAGCAAGCAATCGAAATCGGCAATGGAGAGCTTGGAGAGGAAGGAATCGGAGTACGAGACGAAGGAGTAAAAGAAGAGAAAAGGGAAGAAAGCATAGAGGCTGTAGTAAACCGAAATAAGATTTTAACCAATCTGTCCGATATTTCAGAGCTTAAACTACAGAAAAATAAAGAAAATAGCCTTCTTTATTTAAAAATAACATTCGATCAAAATGGGGTACCCTCTATTGAAAGCGGTTTTGGGAAGAAAAGCAAGTTAGAAAACTTTAATATCAATAGGGATGTTTTTGCAGAGCGATTGGTCTACTCCAATTTAGAGGACTTAAAGGACTATCAGGGTTTAGAGGTGGAATATATCATTCCTTCTGACTTTGTAGAATATGATGATATATTCACCTATGGAATGAAGGATTCATATGCAATTTCAAACTATGCTATGGTCATCTTAATCATAGGCGCAATCAGTGTTTTAATTCTAATGATTACAGCCTTTGCAGTTCCCTATGAATCACAAAACAAAGCGAGTATCATCCGATTATTCAACAAGATGTTCTTAGAGCTAAAATTTGTCGTGTGGGGACTTCTCATGCTTTTAATTGCTGGGGTATTTGAAATGGTCTCCAACTATAGATACTATGGCTATGGCAGTCGATTGGCTGCGCTGATATACGATGCTGATGGCCTATTTTATATGATTGGTATACCTTTAACCTTTTTGCTGTATTTTCTGATCTATTTAAGTACGGTATATTTAAAATATATCTATCATAAGGGGCTTAAAGAAGGTCTAATAGATAACAGCTTCTTCGGAAAAATATGCTTATACTGTGTGAGGAAAGCAAGAAATATTCTTAGAAGGATGATATTAAGGACAAAAAATATGGTAAACACCCTTATGGCTATTGATTTAAAAGAAGATAATCAAAGAAAATTAATTGGTATAGGAATCATGAACTTTCTAGTCATCGTTATTCTAGGCTCCGGTGGTTTCTTCGGATTTGTCCTAGCAGCCATCTACAGCGTTCTGGTACTGAGATATATCACAGATCTATTGGAGAAGGCAAAGGAACTGAACATTGCCAGTGAACAGGTTTCAGCAGGGAATTTTAATATTAACCTCAACGAAGACATGGGGATATTAACACCTTTGGCTAAAAACTTGAATAATATTAACATTGGTTTCAGTCTAGCGGTAGATAAAGAAATAAAAAGTCAAAGGATGAAGGCAGAGTTGATTTCTAATGTGTCCCATGATCTTAAAACACCATTAACATCCATCATTACCTATGTGGATTTACTGAAAAACGAAGAGATCGATCGAGATACACAGAGAGAATATATCGGTATATTGGATAAAAAATCTCAACGGTTAAAGATTTTAATAGAGGATTTATTTGAGGCGAGCAAAGCCACCAGCGGTAATATTGAATTGCATTTAGAAAAAGTAGACGTAGTTGCTCTTTTTAGACAAACCTTGGGAGAGCTGGAAGAAAAAATAAATGGCAGCTCCTTACAATTTAAAATAAGTACACCTGACAATAAGGTGATATGTAACTTGGATGGTAGAAGAACCTACAGGGTATTTGAAAATATCATGACAAATATCTTAAAGTATGCCATGGAAAACTCTAGGGTGTATATCGATATTACAGAAAGTATCCATGAAGTGAGCTTTACCTTTAAAAATATATCTGCATATGAAATGAACTTTGATGCCAATGAAATTACAGAGCGATTTACAAGAGGGGACGAATCTAGAAATACGGAGGGCTCTGGATTGGGACTTTCCATAGCAAAAAGCTTTATAGAACTTCAGGGGGGAACCCTAGAAATTATTATTGATGGCGATTTGTTTAAGCTCATTGTTGTGTTTCCTAAGGCATAG
- a CDS encoding ABC transporter permease, giving the protein MNPLLITSLEQGLVFAVLAMGVFITYKVLDIADLSVEGTFPFGAFLFAKFVTMGLSPIVSTLLAFCFGTLAGLLTATLFIRLKIKPLLAGILTMTILYSVNLRINGKANIPLFNHGSIFDLGNVLIVLLVISITIKILLDLFLKTEMGYLLVATGDNETLVKSLGASSNQYKIIGLMIANGLVALSGALMAQIQGFADITMGASIIVMALASIIIGDTILKNSSFLKDTTRAILGAIIYKLIGALAIDLGLAPTDLRAISATIVIIFIAYNNFAGDILSLRKGKKGGKEIA; this is encoded by the coding sequence TTGAATCCATTATTAATAACATCCTTAGAACAAGGACTCGTATTTGCAGTTTTAGCTATGGGCGTATTCATCACATATAAAGTATTAGATATTGCGGACTTATCGGTTGAGGGAACCTTTCCTTTTGGGGCATTTTTATTTGCAAAGTTTGTGACAATGGGGCTCAGTCCCATTGTCAGCACCCTTCTTGCTTTTTGTTTCGGTACATTGGCAGGTCTTTTGACTGCAACGCTGTTTATACGGCTTAAGATTAAACCGCTACTAGCAGGGATCTTGACCATGACCATCCTTTACTCAGTAAACCTTAGAATCAACGGGAAGGCAAATATTCCCCTGTTCAATCACGGTTCCATATTCGATTTAGGCAATGTTTTAATCGTCCTTTTGGTTATTTCTATTACAATTAAAATATTATTGGACTTATTCCTTAAAACAGAAATGGGCTATCTTTTAGTCGCTACAGGAGATAATGAAACCTTGGTGAAATCTTTGGGCGCCAGCAGTAATCAATATAAAATCATTGGATTGATGATCGCCAATGGACTGGTTGCACTAAGTGGTGCTCTTATGGCACAAATTCAAGGTTTTGCAGATATTACCATGGGTGCATCCATTATTGTCATGGCCTTAGCCTCCATCATCATTGGAGATACCATTCTAAAGAATTCCAGTTTCCTAAAGGATACAACGAGAGCTATCCTAGGGGCCATTATTTATAAATTGATCGGTGCATTGGCCATCGATTTAGGCTTGGCTCCCACCGATTTAAGGGCCATCAGTGCTACCATCGTTATTATCTTTATCGCTTATAATAATTTTGCTGGAGATATCCTGAGTCTAAGAAAAGGCAAAAAGGGAGGAAAAGAAATTGCTTAA
- a CDS encoding ABC transporter substrate-binding protein, translating to MKRGKFVQLMVLTLVGTLFFTGCAAKSEKEAGANEKPKFTIGISQLAEHPALDDAKRGFEDGLKDLGVHAEILYQNAQGEIPNALSIAQKFVKDQVDLIFAIATPAAQSAKQATSDIPIIFSAVTDPVLAELIDSMEKPGGNITGTSDASPMDRQLQLFKDLDDTIQKVGILYNTSEPNSDVQVEMAQALASDFGIEIVPVGITNINEIPQAVDSIIKKVDGIYTITDNTVASAINVVAEKALEHKLVTIAAEDSHLLGGILMTDGISYYELGKQSAQMAKEILVDGKSPADVPAATAINTSKVFNEKTFNALGLDIHNKAFEGATKFNQ from the coding sequence ATGAAAAGAGGAAAGTTTGTTCAATTAATGGTTTTAACTTTAGTGGGCACCCTATTTTTTACTGGATGTGCTGCAAAATCTGAAAAGGAAGCAGGGGCAAATGAAAAACCTAAATTTACAATCGGCATTAGCCAATTGGCAGAGCATCCTGCTTTAGATGATGCAAAGCGTGGCTTTGAGGATGGGTTAAAGGACCTTGGTGTCCATGCAGAAATCCTTTACCAAAATGCACAGGGAGAGATTCCAAACGCTTTATCCATCGCTCAAAAATTTGTAAAGGATCAGGTTGACTTAATTTTTGCCATTGCAACACCGGCAGCACAAAGTGCAAAGCAAGCAACTTCTGATATTCCAATTATATTCAGCGCCGTTACAGATCCTGTTTTAGCAGAATTGATCGACTCTATGGAAAAGCCCGGCGGTAATATTACGGGTACTTCCGATGCCAGCCCAATGGACCGACAGCTCCAGTTATTTAAAGATTTAGATGATACCATACAAAAAGTGGGCATCCTATATAACACCAGTGAGCCGAACTCCGATGTTCAGGTAGAAATGGCTCAGGCACTGGCTTCGGATTTCGGCATTGAAATCGTACCAGTGGGCATCACCAATATCAACGAAATACCGCAAGCCGTAGACTCTATCATCAAAAAGGTAGACGGTATCTACACAATTACAGATAATACTGTGGCTTCTGCCATCAACGTTGTGGCAGAGAAAGCCCTTGAGCATAAATTAGTAACCATCGCAGCGGAGGATTCCCATCTTCTTGGCGGCATCCTAATGACCGACGGAATCAGCTACTATGAACTAGGAAAGCAGTCGGCACAAATGGCGAAGGAAATTTTAGTGGATGGAAAATCCCCAGCAGACGTTCCAGCTGCAACGGCTATAAATACTTCTAAGGTGTTCAACGAAAAGACTTTCAATGCCTTAGGTCTTGATATTCACAACAAAGCCTTTGAGGGGGCTACAAAGTTCAATCAATAA